One Candidatus Cloacimonadota bacterium DNA window includes the following coding sequences:
- a CDS encoding T9SS type A sorting domain-containing protein, with protein sequence MKTICYLKKKFFFVLLIFLLIAGSLTAIRRKGHTSRDETPILNNNLYPIQPNRPSWDILFSFDCIEAGQPGIETDCESIYTSDWRSGHTTFYKYEMDGTFVDSFDISGATQIRDMAYDGEFFYGAAADMSLKKMDLANQVLVETINATCTGITGIRHIAYDPWLDYGNGGFWIGNWNELGAINMQGNEIYGNISPFQGSLYGSAYDPWTSGGPYLWLFSQNGCGAVLHQFEIATQIFTGVTHVCSDIPGFSSGIAGGCCTAIIDEPEQVVLFVNIQQEPNIIAGYELIQSWIVPPAAPTNVSVIPNPDGELETQIDWICPTVNLMGEPLEELTAMKIFRDELLIYTDTIPIIGGPGSYLDMDIPSLGSYTYSIVGCNLGGNGLPVEDTVWIGEDVPGAVTGFNVENASSGNELAALLSWTNPLTGLHGGVFNQPILGYLVIRSDSAEFELIGLMTDWTDDTVFEPEYYSYTVTPFNSVGSGGSATSPQVWIGEILSGILIIDPDPTPTGELLHDTIQEMYDNTVTYTTEMDEYPITENLDAIFILLGIHSNNYVLSEDEVGPFVNYLANGGNLYMEGGDTWFYDEQTTLQGLFGLYAYEEEFNDLYEVEGSDFLGGMEWSYSGENNCMDKIHPADSNAATIFVNTMYADTLGVRFDAGTYKTVGNAFEISGLGGTNSLGDALAGILDFFEIIDAFGTVEGNVSLEGASGNVEDVIIVADGISTHPNMEGNYSLTLLSGTYDLTASLYGYESQTIEDIEVEAGQIVSGLDFLLNFLAPPENLTASVVNNNNVILNWESPITNIGILYFHNGYDNNGVGTGPNSDFTCAARFTPEELTEYYGSQLTGVNIVMHDNNYDEVVVKVWEGGEYGDPGTEIYSEDVTGSVIPNEWSEFDLDPPINLISGNEYWIGYFFDQTGGYPAGVDSGPMVPNKGAWFGFMGTWDLLPLDLNWCIEGVVGNSEDFISKNRTYIQTETPMDNIMNTIPKPFQIANTGNSHNSSSQSTRDLLGYNVYRDDELINDELVTDTTYADLNLAEDAYEYYVTAVYDPGESEPSNIVEVIIGLPSADEIVKISKLFGNFPNPFSISTNISFILKNLSEVNLSIYNVKGQLVETLVNEQKNAGEHSVDFNAKNLSSGVYLYKIETDNFSEIKKAVLVK encoded by the coding sequence ATGAAAACAATATGTTATTTAAAGAAAAAATTTTTCTTTGTATTGTTAATTTTCTTGTTAATAGCAGGTTCACTGACAGCTATAAGGAGAAAAGGTCATACTTCACGAGATGAAACACCAATTCTAAATAACAATTTATACCCGATTCAACCAAACAGACCAAGCTGGGATATTCTATTCAGTTTCGATTGTATCGAAGCCGGACAACCCGGAATAGAAACAGACTGCGAAAGTATTTACACTTCTGATTGGCGATCTGGCCACACTACATTTTATAAATACGAAATGGATGGAACTTTTGTAGATTCATTTGATATTTCAGGAGCCACACAAATTCGCGATATGGCTTATGACGGTGAATTCTTTTATGGAGCAGCTGCTGATATGTCGCTAAAGAAGATGGATCTTGCAAATCAGGTTCTGGTTGAAACTATTAATGCCACTTGTACTGGAATCACGGGAATTCGTCACATTGCTTATGATCCCTGGTTAGATTATGGCAATGGTGGTTTCTGGATAGGAAACTGGAATGAATTAGGAGCGATAAATATGCAAGGTAATGAAATATATGGAAATATCTCTCCTTTCCAGGGGAGTTTATACGGAAGTGCTTATGATCCCTGGACAAGTGGTGGACCTTATCTTTGGTTATTTTCTCAGAATGGTTGCGGAGCAGTATTACATCAATTTGAAATTGCTACCCAAATATTTACCGGCGTTACCCATGTTTGTTCAGATATTCCGGGTTTTAGTTCGGGAATAGCTGGAGGATGTTGTACTGCAATTATTGATGAACCTGAGCAGGTAGTTCTTTTTGTAAATATACAGCAAGAGCCAAACATTATTGCTGGTTATGAGTTGATTCAAAGTTGGATAGTTCCACCTGCTGCTCCGACTAATGTGAGTGTAATTCCGAATCCGGACGGAGAATTAGAAACTCAGATTGATTGGATATGCCCGACAGTAAATTTAATGGGAGAACCACTGGAAGAACTCACTGCAATGAAAATTTTTCGAGATGAATTACTGATTTATACGGATACTATTCCTATTATTGGAGGTCCAGGTAGCTACTTGGACATGGATATTCCATCTTTAGGAAGTTATACTTACTCAATAGTTGGTTGTAATCTTGGGGGAAATGGGCTACCCGTTGAAGATACGGTTTGGATTGGAGAGGATGTGCCCGGTGCAGTAACAGGTTTTAATGTAGAAAATGCGAGTTCAGGAAATGAACTTGCTGCTTTACTAAGCTGGACAAATCCCCTGACTGGCTTGCATGGTGGAGTATTTAATCAGCCTATTTTGGGCTATCTTGTAATTAGATCGGATAGTGCTGAATTTGAACTTATAGGTTTGATGACAGATTGGACAGATGATACTGTTTTTGAACCTGAATATTATAGTTATACAGTAACACCATTCAATTCGGTCGGAAGTGGTGGTTCAGCAACTTCCCCGCAAGTCTGGATTGGAGAAATTCTTTCGGGAATATTGATAATCGATCCTGATCCCACTCCTACAGGGGAACTACTGCATGATACCATACAAGAAATGTACGATAATACTGTAACTTATACTACCGAAATGGATGAATATCCAATAACAGAGAATTTAGATGCTATTTTTATTTTGCTTGGAATTCATTCAAATAATTATGTCCTTTCCGAAGATGAAGTAGGACCTTTCGTGAATTATTTAGCGAATGGGGGAAATCTATACATGGAGGGTGGCGATACATGGTTTTATGACGAGCAAACCACACTTCAAGGATTGTTTGGTCTCTATGCTTATGAGGAAGAATTCAACGACTTGTATGAGGTGGAAGGTTCTGATTTTTTAGGTGGTATGGAATGGTCATATTCGGGTGAGAACAATTGTATGGATAAGATTCATCCTGCAGACTCAAACGCAGCCACAATATTTGTAAACACTATGTATGCAGATACCCTTGGAGTACGATTCGATGCGGGAACATATAAAACCGTAGGAAATGCATTTGAAATTTCTGGTCTGGGAGGAACAAACTCACTCGGGGATGCCCTTGCGGGAATTCTTGATTTTTTTGAAATCATAGACGCATTTGGAACTGTAGAGGGAAATGTCAGTTTGGAAGGAGCTTCGGGAAATGTAGAAGATGTGATCATTGTAGCTGATGGCATTTCAACACACCCTAACATGGAAGGAAACTATTCTCTAACGCTCTTGAGTGGAACTTATGATTTGACTGCCTCTTTATATGGTTACGAATCTCAAACCATCGAAGATATCGAGGTTGAAGCCGGGCAGATTGTTTCAGGTCTGGATTTTTTACTGAACTTTCTGGCTCCACCAGAGAATTTAACAGCTTCAGTGGTCAATAACAACAATGTTATTCTTAATTGGGAATCCCCTATAACTAACATTGGAATTCTTTATTTTCATAATGGTTATGATAACAATGGAGTTGGTACCGGTCCAAATTCTGATTTTACTTGTGCTGCCAGATTTACTCCGGAAGAACTTACAGAATACTATGGATCGCAACTAACAGGAGTAAATATCGTTATGCATGATAATAACTATGATGAGGTTGTAGTTAAAGTCTGGGAGGGTGGGGAATATGGAGATCCCGGCACTGAAATCTATTCCGAAGATGTTACCGGTTCTGTCATACCTAACGAATGGAGTGAATTTGACTTGGATCCACCGATTAATCTAATTTCCGGAAATGAATATTGGATTGGATATTTTTTTGATCAAACCGGAGGATATCCTGCCGGTGTAGATTCAGGCCCAATGGTTCCAAATAAGGGTGCCTGGTTTGGTTTTATGGGTACCTGGGATTTGTTACCTTTGGATTTAAACTGGTGTATCGAAGGTGTGGTAGGTAATAGCGAGGACTTCATTAGCAAGAACAGAACATATATCCAAACCGAAACTCCTATGGATAATATTATGAATACTATCCCAAAGCCATTCCAAATAGCAAATACCGGAAATTCTCATAATTCATCCAGCCAAAGTACTCGAGATCTTCTTGGCTATAATGTCTATCGGGACGATGAATTAATTAATGATGAACTTGTAACAGATACAACTTATGCAGATCTCAATTTAGCAGAAGATGCTTATGAATACTATGTAACAGCAGTTTATGATCCGGGAGAATCCGAACCTTCTAATATAGTAGAAGTAATAATTGGTCTCCCTTCTGCAGATGAAATTGTAAAAATTTCTAAGTTGTTTGGAAATTTCCCCAATCCGTTTTCTATTTCCACAAACATTTCATTTATTCTGAAAAATCTATCGGAAGTCAATCTTTCTATCTACAATGTTAAAGGTCAATTAGTAGAAACACTTGTTAATGAACAAAAAAATGCGGGTGAACATTCCGTTGATTTTAATGCGAAAAATTTAAGTTCCGGAGTGTATTTATATAAAATAGAAACGGATAATTTTTCTGAAATAAAGAAAGCGGTTTTGGTGAAATAG